In a genomic window of uncultured Flavobacterium sp.:
- a CDS encoding NAD-dependent epimerase/dehydratase family protein gives MKVIITGATGMVGEGVLFECLENDTVKKVLMVNRKPSPVKHLKSTELIVPNFMDLNAFEAQLTGYDACFYCAGISSVGMDEAKFTQITYDTTISFASKLASLNPNMVFTYVSGSHTDSSEKGRVMWARVKGKTENDLLKLPFKKAYNFRPGFMKPFKGQKNVKAFFKPLIFLFPILLPTKSLTLKQVGQAMINCVIRGYSKNILEIDDIKIAAK, from the coding sequence ATGAAAGTTATTATAACTGGTGCAACAGGAATGGTTGGTGAAGGCGTTTTGTTTGAATGCCTTGAAAACGACACAGTAAAAAAGGTTTTAATGGTAAACAGAAAACCATCGCCTGTAAAACACCTAAAATCAACAGAGTTAATTGTTCCAAATTTCATGGATTTAAATGCTTTTGAAGCTCAGCTTACAGGTTATGACGCTTGTTTTTATTGTGCAGGAATAAGTTCTGTTGGTATGGACGAAGCAAAATTCACACAAATAACTTATGATACAACAATAAGTTTTGCGAGTAAACTGGCTTCTTTAAACCCAAATATGGTTTTTACTTACGTTTCAGGAAGTCATACAGATAGCTCCGAAAAAGGTCGAGTAATGTGGGCGAGAGTTAAAGGAAAAACTGAAAATGATTTATTGAAATTGCCTTTTAAAAAAGCATACAATTTTAGACCGGGTTTTATGAAACCATTCAAAGGACAAAAAAATGTAAAGGCCTTTTTTAAACCGCTGATTTTCTTGTTTCCGATTTTACTTCCCACAAAATCATTAACCTTAAAACAAGTAGGACAAGCAATGATAAACTGCGTAATTCGTGGATATTCGAAAAATATACTCGAAATCGATGATATAAAAATCGCTGCAAAATAA